The Acetivibrio saccincola genome window below encodes:
- a CDS encoding transposase produces MDLRQIGLALVVTKDDMIPLFHHSYEGNMNDAKVFRKVIEKIKNRLETIGADTKNHTIVFDRGNNSKKNIELVESLGMKYVGALMPFHHKSLVEEASTRLEETEVNRKTIMAYRTFKNIWGRDMTVVVTISDKLKEGQIRGIHTLLASCDAAISKINRILSNPNSLI; encoded by the coding sequence ATGGATCTTCGCCAAATCGGACTAGCTCTTGTTGTGACCAAAGACGATATGATTCCCCTGTTCCACCATTCCTATGAAGGGAACATGAACGATGCCAAAGTGTTCCGAAAAGTGATAGAGAAAATAAAGAACAGATTAGAAACAATTGGAGCAGACACAAAGAACCATACTATTGTTTTTGACCGTGGAAACAACTCAAAAAAGAATATAGAATTAGTAGAATCCCTTGGTATGAAATATGTAGGGGCTCTGATGCCCTTCCATCACAAAAGCTTGGTAGAGGAGGCATCCACAAGACTTGAGGAAACCGAGGTCAACAGAAAGACCATTATGGCTTATCGCACCTTTAAAAACATATGGGGTCGGGACATGACTGTTGTTGTCACTATTTCAGACAAGCTCAAGGAGGGACAAATTCGTGGGATACACACTTTATTGGCAAGCTGTGATGCAGCGATAAGCAAGATTAACCGGATACTTTCAAATCCCAACAGCTTAATCTAA
- a CDS encoding dockerin type I repeat-containing protein codes for MTTQSERMYGDLNGDGMFNTSDYVLLQRYILEIINDFSYSEAKINADVNGDDRISSLDASLFTRKILGIIDAFPVENIIGPSKPTNLQLIKTTNSSATISWTESISDVDIEGYKIYNNNELVGTTTDTSYTVEGLEIFSENIFTVEAFDKNGRHSGKSAPLRVVIDFVLEEDIVIDKDYELGDNTIYLNGFTLTVNGTLKQNSGEINLGEGNLIINGDFIQSGGIVNVESGKLYVKNDYLI; via the coding sequence GTGACGACTCAATCTGAAAGGATGTATGGGGATTTAAACGGAGATGGAATGTTTAATACCAGTGATTATGTTTTGCTCCAAAGATACATTCTAGAAATAATTAATGATTTTTCATACAGTGAAGCTAAAATAAATGCAGATGTTAACGGGGATGACAGAATAAGTAGTTTAGATGCATCTCTATTTACAAGAAAAATATTAGGTATTATTGATGCGTTTCCAGTTGAAAATATTATTGGACCATCAAAACCTACAAATCTCCAGTTAATTAAAACTACTAATTCTTCAGCAACTATATCCTGGACAGAGTCTATTAGTGATGTAGATATAGAAGGATATAAAATATATAATAACAATGAACTTGTTGGCACGACTACTGATACAAGCTATACAGTTGAGGGATTGGAAATATTCTCAGAGAATATATTTACTGTAGAGGCATTTGATAAAAATGGCAGACACTCAGGTAAAAGTGCTCCATTGCGTGTGGTTATAGATTTTGTTTTGGAAGAAGATATTGTAATTGATAAAGATTATGAATTAGGTGACAATACAATATATTTAAATGGGTTTACTCTAACAGTGAATGGAACACTTAAACAAAATTCAGGAGAAATTAATTTAGGTGAAGGTAATTTAATTATTAATGGAGATTTCATCCAGTCCGGTGGAATAGTCAATGTGGAAAGCGGTAAGCTATATGTAAAAAATGATTACCTCATATGA
- a CDS encoding dockerin type I domain-containing protein, with translation MKTKIKRISLFVVLITMLFFNAVYLNAKESMLEDRTIGDIVEKYQENPFRFNVAVFDGYEIEPKAEAPYVAGKLKNQYLEEALNCVNFMRYLVGLPADITLNEEYNNYAQHGAVILASLKGLTHFPEKPADMPEEFYELAYIGTSRANIAFGYPSIMDSIIGYMHDSIGESNINTVGHRRWILNPGMQQIGFGQCGIFHSTYTFDISRRPAIHFDFISWPARNYMPLEFFDEDTPWSVNLGGDYGLSSLDDIEVTLTRRSDNKVWVFNNSRDNTEKYGLFNVNDENYGMRKCIIFRPKDVGGYNKNDVFDVSIKGIKEYIEPEIIDGKLYTSIPAEINYTVEFFSLLDAIDEKEEDYIYGDLNDDGEINSMDLAVMSRHILEIKEISDIKAADLNGDGRIDTVDYQLLMRYILGIINGFPVE, from the coding sequence GTGAAAACTAAAATAAAGAGGATATCTTTATTTGTAGTTTTAATCACAATGCTTTTTTTTAATGCAGTTTATTTAAATGCTAAAGAAAGTATGCTAGAGGACAGGACCATTGGTGATATAGTTGAAAAATATCAAGAAAACCCGTTCCGCTTTAATGTAGCTGTTTTTGACGGGTATGAAATTGAGCCAAAGGCAGAAGCACCATATGTTGCAGGGAAATTAAAAAACCAGTACTTAGAGGAAGCATTAAACTGCGTGAATTTTATGCGCTATCTGGTGGGGCTTCCTGCTGATATTACTTTAAATGAAGAATACAACAATTATGCCCAGCACGGGGCGGTAATACTTGCAAGCTTAAAAGGCTTAACTCATTTTCCGGAAAAACCTGCTGACATGCCGGAAGAATTTTATGAACTTGCATACATTGGAACTTCAAGGGCTAATATTGCTTTTGGTTATCCATCTATTATGGACAGCATAATAGGATATATGCATGATTCTATAGGTGAGTCAAATATCAATACAGTGGGACACCGCAGATGGATATTAAATCCGGGTATGCAGCAAATAGGATTTGGTCAGTGCGGTATTTTTCATTCTACATATACATTTGATATAAGCAGAAGACCGGCCATTCATTTTGATTTTATATCATGGCCTGCAAGAAATTATATGCCTTTAGAGTTTTTTGATGAGGATACCCCTTGGTCAGTTAACCTTGGAGGGGATTATGGGCTTTCATCTTTAGATGATATTGAAGTAACCCTTACAAGAAGAAGTGACAATAAAGTATGGGTTTTTAATAATAGCAGAGATAATACTGAAAAATACGGGCTTTTTAATGTAAATGATGAGAATTATGGAATGAGGAAATGTATTATCTTTAGACCTAAAGATGTTGGCGGGTATAATAAAAATGATGTATTTGATGTAAGCATTAAAGGGATAAAGGAGTATATTGAACCTGAAATAATAGACGGTAAGCTTTATACCAGCATACCTGCCGAGATTAATTACACTGTTGAATTTTTCAGCCTGCTTGATGCCATTGATGAAAAGGAAGAAGATTATATATATGGGGATTTAAATGATGACGGGGAAATAAACTCAATGGATTTAGCGGTAATGTCAAGGCATATTTTAGAGATAAAAGAAATTTCAGATATTAAAGCGGCGGATTTAAATGGTGACGGAAGGATAGATACAGTTGATTACCAATTGCTTATGCGGTATATTTTAGGAATTATAAACGGGTTTCCTGTTGAGTAG
- a CDS encoding HAD family hydrolase, whose amino-acid sequence MDVKTLFTDLDGTLVEHSGDVTEDIIKSVRKLLDKKINVVLASGRHPDMMKSIHYKLGLKTPVIACNGGIIKDLNTKEVLYANPLSKDVIKRAIEIARELGVEWVVYEKNDILFEKMPPKSYKLPYINPHLPKHLQANYLKINSLEEVFKDDCFFLKIFLLFDNKVEAMERGRQMLSEIEGIDVVQSAKTYLDVMVHGSSKGQAMKRYVELTGIDIKNTIAIGDAQNDIDMIEYAGFGIAMGNAVDSVKKAADYVTTPHPEGFKDMVEYLIKNV is encoded by the coding sequence ATGGACGTAAAAACATTATTTACCGACTTAGACGGGACATTGGTGGAACACAGCGGTGATGTAACTGAAGATATTATAAAGTCAGTGAGAAAGTTATTGGATAAAAAAATAAATGTGGTTTTGGCATCCGGAAGGCATCCTGATATGATGAAAAGCATACATTATAAGCTGGGACTAAAAACCCCTGTTATAGCTTGTAATGGAGGGATAATTAAGGATTTAAACACAAAGGAAGTTCTATATGCAAACCCCTTGTCTAAAGATGTTATAAAAAGAGCTATAGAAATAGCAAGGGAACTTGGGGTAGAGTGGGTGGTTTATGAGAAAAACGATATACTTTTTGAAAAAATGCCTCCAAAGTCCTACAAGCTTCCATATATTAATCCTCACCTACCAAAGCATTTGCAGGCAAATTATTTAAAAATAAACTCTTTAGAGGAAGTATTTAAAGATGATTGTTTTTTCTTAAAGATATTTCTTTTATTTGACAACAAAGTAGAGGCAATGGAAAGAGGAAGGCAGATGTTAAGTGAAATAGAAGGTATTGATGTGGTACAATCTGCAAAAACTTATTTAGATGTTATGGTACATGGTTCATCAAAGGGACAGGCTATGAAAAGGTATGTGGAATTAACGGGTATTGATATAAAAAACACCATAGCCATTGGGGATGCGCAAAATGATATAGACATGATTGAATATGCAGGTTTTGGCATTGCAATGGGAAATGCCGTGGACAGTGTAAAAAAAGCGGCTGATTATGTGACAACACCGCATCCGGAAGGGTTTAAGGATATGGTTGAGTACTTGATTAAAAATGTGTGA
- the murA gene encoding UDP-N-acetylglucosamine 1-carboxyvinyltransferase, producing MPKIIVSEGKPLKGVVRVSSAKNSVLPIIAASILGDKESILEEIPYLTDVKVMADLLKCFGVDVEFFDDKNKLRIKCSNITNTTAPYELVNKMRASILVMGPLLARTGVAKISLPGGCAIGTRPVDLHLKGFAAMGAEINQEHGFIEAKVNGKLKGSKIYLDFPSVGATENIMMAAVLAEGQTIIENAAIEPEIVDLATYLTSIGADIKGAGTDTIKINGVKSLGGTTHTAIPDRIEAGTFMTAAAITGGDVLIENIVPDHVKPITAKLREVGVEISEELSSIHVKAGDNINPIDIKTHPYPGFPTDMQPQMTSLMTKAKGTSMIIETIFENRFMHLAELKRMGANVKIEGRSAIIEGSPLTGAKVKATDLRAGAALILAGMIAEGTTEITDIEHIERGYVKIHEKLRALGANIERVEDEEE from the coding sequence GTGCCAAAAATAATTGTATCTGAAGGAAAACCTTTAAAAGGGGTTGTACGAGTAAGCAGTGCCAAAAACTCTGTACTGCCCATTATAGCTGCATCAATTTTAGGGGATAAGGAAAGCATTTTAGAGGAAATACCTTATCTTACAGATGTAAAAGTTATGGCTGATTTACTAAAATGTTTCGGCGTAGATGTTGAGTTTTTTGACGATAAAAATAAACTCCGCATAAAATGCAGCAATATAACAAATACAACTGCACCATATGAATTGGTAAATAAAATGAGGGCGTCAATTCTGGTTATGGGACCTTTACTTGCAAGGACAGGTGTGGCAAAAATATCCCTTCCGGGAGGTTGTGCCATAGGAACCAGACCTGTTGATCTTCACCTTAAGGGTTTTGCCGCAATGGGAGCGGAAATCAACCAGGAACATGGGTTTATTGAGGCAAAAGTAAACGGGAAGCTTAAAGGAAGCAAGATATATTTAGACTTCCCAAGTGTTGGAGCTACTGAAAACATTATGATGGCAGCTGTTTTGGCGGAAGGGCAAACCATTATTGAAAATGCAGCCATTGAGCCGGAGATAGTTGACCTTGCCACTTACCTTACATCCATAGGGGCAGATATAAAGGGTGCAGGAACTGATACAATAAAAATAAACGGTGTAAAATCACTGGGGGGAACAACCCACACAGCCATACCTGACAGGATTGAAGCAGGTACGTTTATGACAGCTGCAGCAATAACAGGCGGGGATGTATTAATTGAAAATATCGTACCTGATCACGTAAAGCCTATAACTGCAAAGCTTAGGGAGGTCGGCGTTGAAATTTCAGAAGAACTGTCAAGTATTCATGTTAAGGCTGGGGACAACATAAATCCTATAGATATAAAAACCCACCCGTATCCAGGTTTTCCAACAGATATGCAGCCACAAATGACATCTTTAATGACTAAGGCTAAAGGCACAAGCATGATTATAGAGACTATTTTTGAAAATAGATTTATGCACTTAGCGGAATTAAAGAGAATGGGAGCTAACGTTAAAATTGAAGGCAGAAGTGCAATTATAGAAGGAAGTCCTTTGACAGGTGCAAAAGTTAAAGCAACGGATTTAAGGGCAGGGGCAGCTCTTATCCTTGCAGGTATGATTGCGGAAGGCACCACTGAGATTACTGATATTGAGCACATTGAAAGAGGATATGTAAAAATACATGAGAAGCTTAGGGCACTAGGTGCTAATATTGAAAGAGTTGAAGATGAGGAAGAGTAA